In a single window of the Deinococcus aetherius genome:
- a CDS encoding ABC transporter ATP-binding protein, which produces MTQNVGVSFPALRAEHLFKHYGLLRAVNDVSLTVGVGETVALLGPSGCGKSTVLRCVAGLERPDEGRVEVGGRDVTALPPEARHVGLVFQDYALFPHLRVLGNVAYGPRMRGASRAEAEGRAREALALVGLEDLAGRRPHELSGGQAQRVALARAVATGSPLLLLDEPLSNLDEQLRARLRSDLRELFQRVKAGVLLVTHDQREALAVADRVAVMRSGRLVQVGEVPEVFAHPASAWVAAFLGHANILPCGNGTARLVSEEAVRLGEGDLLPVTARQATDTGTEVTALHPLGPLTLHLSAREAAGLEGDRLRLRVEEARVLTLPDDREVPA; this is translated from the coding sequence GTGACGCAGAATGTGGGCGTGTCCTTCCCGGCACTGCGAGCCGAGCACCTCTTCAAGCACTACGGGTTGCTGCGTGCTGTAAATGACGTTTCTCTCACCGTCGGCGTGGGCGAGACGGTCGCCCTGCTGGGCCCCAGCGGCTGCGGCAAGAGTACGGTGCTGCGTTGCGTGGCGGGGCTGGAGCGCCCGGACGAGGGACGGGTGGAGGTCGGCGGGCGGGACGTGACGGCCCTGCCCCCGGAGGCGCGGCACGTCGGGCTGGTCTTTCAGGACTACGCGCTCTTTCCGCACCTGCGGGTCCTCGGCAACGTCGCCTACGGTCCCCGGATGCGCGGGGCGAGCCGGGCGGAGGCCGAAGGGCGGGCGCGGGAGGCCCTCGCCCTCGTCGGGCTGGAAGACCTCGCCGGGCGGCGGCCACACGAACTCTCGGGCGGGCAGGCGCAGCGGGTGGCTCTGGCGCGGGCGGTGGCGACGGGCTCACCCCTGCTGCTCCTGGACGAGCCGCTCTCCAACCTCGACGAGCAGCTTCGGGCCCGGCTGAGGAGCGATCTGCGGGAACTGTTCCAGCGGGTGAAGGCGGGCGTCCTCCTCGTCACCCACGACCAGCGGGAGGCGCTGGCGGTAGCGGACCGGGTGGCGGTCATGCGCTCGGGCAGACTCGTGCAGGTGGGCGAGGTGCCCGAGGTCTTCGCCCACCCGGCAAGCGCCTGGGTGGCCGCCTTCCTGGGGCACGCGAATATCCTCCCGTGCGGGAACGGCACCGCCCGACTCGTCTCCGAGGAGGCCGTGCGGCTCGGAGAAGGCGACCTCCTCCCCGTCACGGCGCGGCAGGCGACGGACACGGGCACCGAGGTCACCGCCCTGCACCCCCTCGGGCCGCTCACCCTGCACCTCAGCGCGCGGGAGGCGGCCGGGCTGGAGGGAGACCGTCTGCGGCTGCGGGTGGAGGAGGCGCGGGTGCTCACCCTCCCCGACGACCGGGAGGTCCCGGCGTGA
- a CDS encoding ABC transporter permease: MTTRPLGWLLALPPLLFLLLFLALPLGRTLAEGGVNLGIWRDPYFTARLAWTLGQATVSALIALAVGAPLAYLLSRYAVPGKGPLLRLLLLPFVTPTLVAVLGLSALLGPNGWLTAPLGLDLEGTPTLLILGNLFFNLPVMIRLAYGGFSRVPPTLTGAARTLGASGLRAALTVALPLALPGLSAGFILVFLYSALSFGLPLALGGERYATLEVEIYTLTAYQLRLSEASALIAGQLTLTLAATWAYVRLSRGGVGVPTGGLPPARGRAAVGLWTLVTLVVLLCFGPLVAVAARGVISPTGPTPGYWLGVLQDPDTPLLFGNTLRFGALALLGATVLGGLHALGAWQAHSRTLDLLSLLPLMVSPVSLAVGYLLAYPALSATLPMLIAAYTLLGFPLVTRSVLPALRALPPRTLEAARTLGAGRWATHRTVTLPLALPALRGGAALALATVLGEFGATLVLTRPEWATLSTGLYERLGRPGERNLGEACALATVLLLLAALSFTLLDGGEGEVV; this comes from the coding sequence ATGACTACCCGCCCCCTCGGCTGGCTCCTCGCCCTCCCCCCCCTCCTGTTCCTCCTCCTTTTCCTCGCTCTGCCCCTCGGCCGCACCCTCGCCGAGGGCGGCGTCAACCTCGGCATCTGGCGCGACCCCTACTTCACCGCGCGCCTCGCCTGGACCCTCGGGCAGGCCACCGTCTCCGCCCTGATCGCCCTCGCGGTCGGCGCCCCCCTCGCCTACCTCCTGTCCCGGTACGCCGTGCCGGGCAAGGGTCCCCTCCTGCGCCTGCTCCTGCTGCCCTTCGTGACACCGACCCTAGTGGCGGTCCTCGGCCTGAGCGCCCTCCTCGGCCCGAACGGATGGCTGACGGCGCCGCTCGGCCTGGACCTGGAGGGGACGCCCACACTCCTGATCCTGGGAAACCTCTTTTTCAACCTGCCGGTGATGATCCGCCTCGCCTACGGGGGCTTCTCGCGCGTCCCGCCGACACTGACGGGCGCGGCGCGGACGCTGGGGGCCTCGGGGCTGCGGGCGGCGCTGACGGTGGCGCTGCCCCTCGCGCTGCCGGGTTTGAGCGCCGGATTCATCCTGGTGTTCCTGTACTCGGCGCTGAGCTTCGGGCTGCCGCTGGCGCTCGGCGGGGAGCGGTACGCGACGCTGGAGGTCGAAATTTACACCCTGACGGCCTACCAGCTCCGATTGTCGGAAGCCAGCGCCCTCATCGCCGGGCAACTCACGCTGACGCTGGCGGCGACGTGGGCCTACGTGCGCCTGTCGCGCGGGGGGGTGGGCGTGCCCACGGGGGGTCTGCCCCCGGCCCGGGGACGAGCGGCCGTGGGGCTGTGGACGCTCGTGACGCTGGTGGTCCTCCTGTGTTTCGGGCCGCTCGTGGCGGTCGCGGCGCGGGGCGTGATCAGCCCGACCGGCCCGACGCCGGGCTACTGGCTCGGCGTTCTGCAAGACCCGGACACGCCGCTTCTCTTCGGGAACACGCTGCGTTTCGGGGCGCTGGCGTTGCTCGGGGCGACGGTGTTGGGCGGGCTGCACGCCCTCGGCGCGTGGCAGGCTCACTCCCGCACGCTCGACCTCCTCTCGCTGCTGCCGCTGATGGTGTCGCCCGTCAGCCTGGCGGTGGGATACCTGCTGGCCTACCCGGCCCTCTCGGCGACCCTGCCCATGCTCATCGCGGCATACACCCTGCTCGGCTTTCCCCTCGTCACCCGCAGCGTGCTGCCCGCCCTGCGCGCCCTGCCGCCGCGCACCCTGGAGGCCGCCCGCACGCTCGGCGCGGGGAGGTGGGCGACGCACCGGACGGTCACCCTGCCCCTCGCCCTTCCGGCGCTGCGGGGTGGGGCCGCGCTCGCCCTCGCCACCGTTCTCGGCGAGTTCGGCGCGACGCTGGTGCTCACCCGGCCCGAGTGGGCGACCCTGAGCACCGGGCTCTACGAGCGGTTGGGCCGCCCCGGCGAGCGCAACCTGGGGGAGGCGTGCGCCCTCGCCACCGTGCTGCTCCTCCTCGCGGCGCTGAGCTTCACCCTCCTCGACGGGGGGGAGGGGGAAGTCGTGTGA